In a single window of the Amycolatopsis sp. cg5 genome:
- a CDS encoding copper resistance CopC/CopD family protein — translation MHLLRPARARRRLMIARLLGVVGLLCTLVVFGAPPASAHVEIISTTPAEGTRLQAVPPLISLRLTENIGIQQDSLHVVDERGTRVDDGHVFQPGEESEVVGIRLKPGLSSGSYLVTYGFISADSHPVRGSFAFVVGDGPLLTASGSVSAANGTNAAVDVIHTALRWVSFCGLALLGGLLFVLLCRPAGRGDRLVRRVILGGCAATAVSSLGVLVLQGPYVAGQDLSAVADLGLLGATLKLSYGKLMLLRVVILAVAGWLANRLLGPDTPLRPRYENLTMVAGFVILLTFSATGHAIADPIPFFSLTADMAHLGGILLWIGGLVQIALSLWRPVAGEDLAQVFARFSTVAFVSVATIVASGAYLSWRSVASFSALFTTTYGVLLLIKLAFFALLLVAANASRGAVRRRAIAVDSGGSVATDVRTLRLAVTAEVAIASVVLVLAAILSSTAPAR, via the coding sequence GTGCACCTGCTCCGTCCCGCGCGTGCCCGTCGCCGCCTGATGATCGCGAGGCTGCTCGGCGTCGTCGGCCTGCTGTGCACGCTCGTCGTGTTCGGCGCGCCGCCGGCGTCGGCACACGTCGAGATCATCTCGACCACTCCGGCGGAGGGCACGCGCCTGCAGGCAGTGCCCCCGCTGATCTCCTTGCGCCTGACGGAGAACATCGGCATCCAGCAGGACTCACTGCACGTCGTCGACGAGCGTGGCACGCGCGTCGACGACGGCCATGTGTTCCAGCCGGGCGAAGAGTCCGAAGTGGTCGGTATCCGCCTCAAGCCCGGCCTGTCGTCGGGCAGTTATCTGGTGACGTACGGGTTCATCTCCGCGGACTCGCATCCGGTCCGCGGCTCGTTCGCGTTCGTGGTCGGCGACGGGCCGCTGCTCACGGCGAGCGGTTCGGTGTCCGCCGCGAACGGCACGAACGCCGCGGTCGACGTCATCCACACGGCGCTGCGCTGGGTTTCCTTCTGTGGCTTGGCTTTGCTCGGCGGCCTGCTGTTCGTCCTGCTCTGCCGCCCGGCCGGTCGCGGCGACCGGCTCGTCCGCCGCGTCATACTCGGCGGCTGCGCGGCGACGGCCGTGTCGTCGCTCGGCGTACTCGTGTTGCAGGGCCCGTACGTCGCGGGCCAAGACCTCTCGGCGGTGGCCGACCTCGGACTGCTCGGCGCGACACTGAAACTGTCCTACGGCAAGCTGATGCTGCTTCGTGTGGTCATTTTGGCCGTGGCGGGCTGGCTGGCCAATAGGCTATTGGGCCCGGACACGCCGTTGCGCCCGCGCTACGAAAACCTGACGATGGTGGCGGGTTTCGTAATATTGCTGACGTTCTCCGCGACCGGCCACGCCATCGCGGACCCGATCCCGTTCTTCTCGCTCACCGCGGACATGGCGCATCTCGGCGGGATCCTGCTCTGGATCGGCGGCCTCGTCCAAATCGCGCTCAGCCTCTGGCGGCCCGTCGCGGGCGAAGACCTCGCCCAGGTTTTCGCGCGCTTCTCGACGGTCGCGTTCGTGTCGGTCGCGACGATCGTGGCGAGCGGCGCCTACCTGAGCTGGCGTTCGGTCGCCTCGTTCTCGGCGCTCTTCACGACCACGTACGGCGTGCTCCTGCTCATCAAGCTCGCGTTCTTCGCCCTGCTCCTGGTCGCCGCCAACGCGAGCCGGGGCGCCGTGCGCCGTCGCGCCATCGCCGTCGACTCCGGCGGCTCGGTCGCCACCGACGTCCGCACCCTCCGCCTCGCGGTCACCGCCGAAGTGGCGATCGCCTCGGTCGTACTGGTGCTCGCGGCGATCCTGTCCTCGACCGCCCCCGCCCGCTGA
- a CDS encoding cobalamin-independent methionine synthase II family protein, with translation MHIPTEPIGSVPRPAFLLEGLGDFAAGKISAEALAKLEESALADTIARFEATGSPVITDGEQGKPSFATYPLTDLDLAPDGVVIPFADGHTRQLPRLASGPFRYGIYADTYLAKARAIASKPVKQAVIAASALGLIYPADGIDGYSREQFLADLVDGAATDIRRALDGGADSVQIDFTEGRLSLKLDPSGGLLQSFVDLNNAVLDRFSAEERAKIGVHTCPGGDQDSVHSLDVDYSGLLPALFQLRAGNFYIALAGEAEPQKVLAIIAEHAQPEQRIFVGVTNPIDPRVETAEEVRDRVLQAAQYISPDRLGTCDDCGFSPFADDTSTSRDIAFAKIQARVDGTRLAAEALG, from the coding sequence ATGCACATTCCCACAGAGCCCATCGGCAGTGTCCCGCGTCCCGCATTCCTGCTCGAAGGACTCGGTGACTTCGCTGCCGGAAAAATTAGCGCCGAAGCACTTGCGAAACTCGAAGAGTCCGCACTCGCCGACACGATCGCCCGGTTCGAAGCAACCGGTTCACCGGTCATCACCGATGGTGAGCAAGGAAAACCCAGTTTCGCGACCTATCCACTGACCGATCTCGACCTGGCGCCCGATGGTGTGGTCATCCCCTTCGCGGACGGTCACACCCGGCAGTTGCCGCGATTGGCTTCCGGCCCGTTCCGGTACGGCATTTATGCCGACACGTATTTGGCGAAAGCGCGCGCGATCGCTTCCAAGCCGGTCAAGCAGGCCGTGATCGCGGCGTCGGCACTCGGCCTGATCTACCCGGCCGACGGCATCGACGGCTACTCGCGTGAACAGTTCCTCGCCGACCTGGTCGACGGCGCCGCGACCGACATCCGCCGGGCGCTCGACGGCGGCGCGGACAGCGTCCAGATCGACTTCACCGAGGGCAGGCTCTCGCTGAAGCTCGACCCGTCCGGCGGGCTCCTGCAGTCCTTTGTGGATCTGAACAACGCGGTGCTCGACCGGTTCTCGGCCGAGGAACGCGCGAAGATCGGCGTGCACACCTGCCCCGGCGGCGACCAGGACTCGGTGCACAGCCTCGACGTCGACTACTCCGGACTGCTCCCCGCGCTCTTCCAGCTGCGCGCCGGCAACTTCTACATCGCACTGGCAGGCGAGGCCGAGCCGCAGAAGGTGCTCGCCATCATCGCCGAGCACGCGCAGCCGGAGCAACGCATCTTCGTCGGCGTGACCAACCCGATCGACCCCCGCGTCGAGACCGCCGAAGAGGTCCGCGACCGCGTGCTCCAGGCGGCCCAGTACATCAGCCCCGACCGCCTGGGCACCTGCGACGACTGCGGCTTCTCGCCCTTCGCCGACGACACGTCCACCTCGCGCGACATCGCCTTCGCCAAGATCCAGGCCCGCGTCGACGGCACCCGCCTCGCCGCCGAAGCCCTCGGCTGA
- a CDS encoding SRPBCC family protein, protein MEPSITRSIHIAADPITVWSLLSDLPRMGRFSPENVGGHWVDGDGPAVGARFRGTNRNGRKQWHTKVKVIHCRPGLRFTFDVRSPFGVRVSRWEYVVTATATGCELTENWYRVGSVFVRRFLGPKVTGRADRPGFNTFSIEYTLAALKAEAELQWARRKTSAA, encoded by the coding sequence GTGGAACCGTCGATCACCCGCAGCATCCACATCGCCGCCGACCCGATCACCGTCTGGTCGCTGCTGAGCGATCTCCCTCGCATGGGCCGGTTCAGCCCCGAGAACGTCGGCGGCCACTGGGTCGACGGCGACGGACCGGCCGTCGGCGCCCGCTTCCGCGGCACCAACCGCAACGGCCGGAAACAGTGGCACACCAAGGTGAAGGTCATCCACTGCAGGCCGGGGCTGCGGTTCACCTTCGACGTCCGCTCGCCGTTCGGTGTCCGCGTCTCGCGCTGGGAGTACGTGGTCACCGCGACCGCGACCGGCTGTGAGCTCACCGAGAACTGGTACCGCGTCGGCAGCGTGTTCGTCCGGCGTTTCCTAGGCCCGAAGGTGACCGGCCGCGCCGATCGGCCCGGTTTCAACACCTTCTCCATCGAATACACACTCGCCGCTCTCAAGGCAGAGGCCGAGCTCCAGTGGGCAAGAAGGAAGACGTCCGCGGCTTAG
- a CDS encoding SgcJ/EcaC family oxidoreductase has translation MSVDEMAVRELVETVGKAWAANDGDAFADAYTEDASLTLSGDRFFAGREVIRAVLTQQFATAHKGTTLLQNITKVRPLGRDAAFVITEGGVLAPGETVPAPERAFRAIWVMVKEENTWLIAAYQNTRTADTTLPGA, from the coding sequence ATGAGCGTGGACGAGATGGCCGTCCGTGAACTGGTCGAGACGGTCGGAAAAGCATGGGCGGCCAACGACGGCGACGCGTTCGCCGACGCCTACACCGAAGACGCCAGCCTGACGCTCTCCGGTGACCGCTTCTTCGCAGGCCGCGAGGTGATCCGCGCGGTGCTGACGCAGCAGTTCGCCACCGCGCACAAGGGCACGACGCTGCTGCAGAACATCACCAAGGTCCGGCCGCTCGGCCGGGACGCGGCGTTCGTGATCACCGAGGGCGGTGTGCTGGCGCCGGGCGAGACGGTCCCCGCGCCCGAGCGCGCGTTCCGCGCGATCTGGGTGATGGTCAAGGAAGAGAACACCTGGCTCATCGCGGCGTACCAGAACACCCGCACCGCCGACACCACTCTTCCGGGGGCCTGA
- a CDS encoding TIGR03560 family F420-dependent LLM class oxidoreductase — MSLKYSIFLPQGFVHELGAFCDPIEAYETLTAVAQTAEACGFNTVWVADHLHTATSEQHHLFETWTTVAALLRDTSRIRIGHMVTCNDYRNPALQAKMASSVDVLGHGRYTFGIGAGWHQPDYDAYGYEFREAPERLKRLREAVQIILSLWTELETTFDGEYYQLKKAINQPKGIQQPHIPLMIAGEGEQVTLKLVAQYADMCNVTQDPIGMRHKFEVLKKHCEAVGRNYDEIHRTVQTHCVFADSDEEAQTLVAPWTPAVFPGDVRDYGLVGNAKTIRDRLKAYEDAGAQELAISFAFPENPDTYLRFAEEFMGN; from the coding sequence ATGTCGCTCAAGTACAGCATCTTCCTACCCCAGGGTTTCGTGCACGAGCTGGGCGCGTTCTGCGACCCGATCGAGGCGTACGAGACGCTGACCGCCGTCGCGCAGACCGCGGAGGCCTGCGGGTTCAACACGGTCTGGGTGGCCGATCACCTGCACACCGCGACCTCGGAGCAGCATCACCTGTTCGAAACCTGGACAACGGTCGCGGCGCTGCTGCGGGACACCAGCCGGATCCGCATCGGCCACATGGTCACCTGCAACGACTACCGCAACCCCGCGCTGCAGGCGAAGATGGCGTCCTCTGTGGACGTTCTCGGCCACGGCCGGTACACCTTCGGCATCGGCGCCGGCTGGCACCAGCCCGACTACGACGCGTACGGCTACGAGTTCCGCGAGGCTCCCGAGCGGCTCAAGCGCCTGCGTGAGGCCGTGCAGATCATCCTGTCACTGTGGACGGAGCTGGAGACCACTTTCGACGGTGAGTACTACCAGCTCAAGAAGGCGATCAACCAGCCGAAGGGCATCCAGCAGCCACACATCCCGCTGATGATCGCGGGCGAGGGCGAGCAGGTCACGCTCAAGCTGGTCGCGCAGTACGCCGACATGTGCAACGTGACGCAGGACCCGATCGGGATGCGGCACAAGTTCGAGGTGCTCAAGAAGCACTGCGAGGCCGTCGGCCGGAACTACGACGAGATCCACCGCACGGTCCAGACGCACTGCGTGTTCGCGGACTCCGACGAGGAGGCCCAGACGCTGGTGGCGCCGTGGACGCCCGCGGTCTTCCCCGGCGACGTCCGCGACTACGGGCTGGTCGGCAACGCCAAGACCATCCGTGACCGTCTCAAGGCTTACGAGGACGCCGGCGCGCAGGAGCTGGCGATCAGCTTCGCCTTCCCGGAGAACCCTGACACCTATCTTCGGTTCGCCGAAGAGTTCATGGGGAACTGA
- a CDS encoding LLM class flavin-dependent oxidoreductase — MEIGIALPVREIAIKGATDAAPLLKMARQVEDFGFDSLWTGDSFVARHRLEPLTLLAALASVTEHVTVGTAALTAVLRDPILLAHTIVTLDQCSGGRLKLAIGTGNPLPVKAEYDAVTMRYDERAARVDEMIKFFKRAWRGEDGDYTGEYHDYQALRDQSPPLQKGGPPIWLGSNGKPKAVARAGKLYDGWMPVLSTPAKYAESLKAIRDTACITNRDPDEISTSVYVTVNLSNSKQDAMAGLEDFTRRYNNLPLAPMSAYQLYFGGSASAFTRWISDYADAGARHIVIRVGSFDHYDRQVRTLADEVVPAVKGA; from the coding sequence ATGGAGATCGGGATCGCTCTGCCCGTCAGGGAAATCGCGATCAAGGGAGCCACCGATGCCGCGCCGCTGCTCAAGATGGCGCGTCAGGTCGAGGACTTCGGCTTCGACTCGCTCTGGACGGGCGACTCGTTCGTCGCGCGGCATCGGCTGGAACCCTTGACGCTGCTGGCCGCGCTGGCCTCGGTGACCGAGCACGTCACCGTCGGCACCGCCGCGCTGACCGCCGTGCTGCGTGACCCGATACTGCTCGCGCACACCATCGTCACGCTCGACCAGTGCAGTGGCGGCCGTCTGAAGCTCGCGATCGGCACCGGGAACCCGTTGCCGGTCAAGGCGGAGTACGACGCGGTCACCATGCGCTACGACGAGCGAGCGGCCCGCGTCGACGAAATGATCAAGTTCTTCAAGCGCGCGTGGCGTGGCGAAGACGGTGACTACACCGGCGAGTACCACGACTACCAAGCCTTACGAGACCAGTCACCGCCGTTGCAAAAGGGTGGCCCGCCGATCTGGCTTGGCAGCAACGGAAAGCCGAAGGCCGTCGCCAGAGCAGGCAAGCTTTACGACGGCTGGATGCCCGTGCTGAGCACCCCGGCCAAGTACGCCGAGTCGCTCAAGGCCATCCGGGACACCGCGTGCATCACCAACCGGGACCCGGACGAGATCAGCACGTCGGTGTACGTCACGGTCAACCTGAGCAACAGCAAGCAGGACGCCATGGCGGGCCTGGAGGACTTCACACGCCGCTACAACAACCTGCCGCTGGCCCCGATGTCGGCGTACCAGCTGTACTTCGGCGGCTCCGCGTCTGCGTTCACCCGCTGGATCAGCGACTACGCCGACGCGGGCGCGCGGCACATCGTGATCAGGGTCGGCTCGTTCGACCACTACGACCGGCAGGTCAGGACGCTGGCCGACGAGGTCGTCCCCGCCGTGAAGGGAGCCTGA
- a CDS encoding SDR family NAD(P)-dependent oxidoreductase gives MRFTGKVALVTGGGTGIGRAAAHAFAAEGATVVVAGIDEEPVKQTAKEIEATHVVADLTNEADAAAMVAATVERHGALDIAFNNAGLMVGGPLAELDFDSWSRALSVATCTWLSMKHEIRHMRSHGGGVIVNMSSIIGSRKGIPGTGAYGAAKAAITAMTRTAALENIGEGIRINSVSPGPIATPFSLIRGENVDQQTERLKTAVPIGRVGSLAEVVGTVLWLASPDAGYAVGSDIVIDGGSTA, from the coding sequence ATGCGGTTCACCGGCAAGGTCGCGCTGGTCACCGGCGGCGGCACCGGGATCGGCAGGGCGGCGGCGCACGCGTTCGCCGCCGAGGGCGCGACCGTCGTGGTCGCCGGCATCGACGAGGAGCCGGTCAAGCAGACGGCCAAGGAGATCGAAGCGACCCACGTCGTCGCCGACCTCACCAATGAGGCCGACGCGGCGGCGATGGTCGCGGCCACCGTCGAGCGGCACGGCGCGCTGGACATCGCGTTCAACAACGCGGGCCTGATGGTCGGCGGCCCGCTCGCCGAGCTCGATTTCGACTCGTGGTCGCGCGCGCTCTCGGTGGCCACCTGCACGTGGCTGTCGATGAAGCACGAGATCCGCCACATGCGGTCGCACGGCGGCGGGGTGATCGTCAACATGTCGTCGATCATCGGCTCGCGCAAGGGGATTCCCGGCACCGGCGCGTACGGCGCGGCCAAGGCGGCGATCACCGCGATGACCAGGACCGCGGCGCTGGAGAACATCGGCGAGGGCATCCGGATCAACTCGGTCAGCCCCGGCCCGATCGCCACGCCGTTCTCGCTGATCCGCGGCGAGAACGTGGACCAGCAGACCGAGCGGCTCAAGACCGCCGTCCCGATCGGCCGGGTCGGCAGCCTGGCCGAGGTGGTCGGCACCGTGCTGTGGCTCGCTTCGCCGGACGCGGGCTACGCGGTCGGCTCGGACATCGTGATCGACGGAGGGAGCACGGCATGA
- a CDS encoding NAD(P)H-binding protein yields MILVIGATGVVGREVTAQLLEAGADVRALVRDREAALSPQVKVVQGDLGDQESLVAALAGVDRVFLLTGGGPETPLHDANLASAAADAGVRHIVKLSIIGAEYGFSDLVSTWHLAGERTLRQIAERPGGPAWTFLRPGEFMSNVRLWANQIKAQGKVFWASTEPAVAVVDPRDVAAMAVTVLTTPGHEGKTYRFGGPEALTVAQRIDKIAAALGTAIELVEVPIPALLGAVKKAGRQPLVVETTLGNLGREEFRIQARKVLPVFEEVVGRPPHTFDEWLAAHLDIFR; encoded by the coding sequence ATGATCCTGGTCATCGGCGCGACCGGCGTGGTGGGCCGGGAAGTGACGGCCCAGCTCCTCGAAGCGGGCGCGGACGTGCGGGCGCTGGTCCGCGATCGCGAGGCCGCGCTCAGCCCCCAGGTCAAGGTCGTCCAGGGCGACCTCGGCGATCAGGAGTCGCTCGTCGCCGCGCTGGCCGGCGTCGACAGGGTGTTCCTGCTGACCGGCGGCGGCCCGGAAACCCCGCTGCACGACGCGAATCTCGCGAGCGCGGCGGCCGACGCGGGTGTGCGGCACATCGTGAAGCTGTCGATCATCGGCGCCGAGTACGGGTTCAGCGACCTCGTCAGCACCTGGCATCTCGCGGGCGAGCGCACGCTGCGCCAGATCGCCGAGCGGCCGGGCGGCCCGGCGTGGACGTTCCTGCGGCCCGGCGAGTTCATGTCGAACGTGCGGCTGTGGGCGAACCAGATCAAGGCGCAGGGCAAGGTCTTCTGGGCGAGCACCGAACCCGCGGTCGCGGTCGTGGACCCGCGCGACGTCGCCGCGATGGCGGTCACCGTGCTGACCACGCCGGGCCACGAAGGCAAGACGTACCGGTTCGGCGGGCCGGAGGCGCTGACGGTCGCCCAGCGGATCGACAAGATCGCCGCCGCGCTCGGCACCGCGATCGAGCTGGTCGAGGTGCCGATCCCGGCGCTGCTCGGCGCGGTCAAGAAGGCGGGCCGTCAGCCGCTCGTCGTCGAGACCACGCTCGGCAACCTGGGCCGCGAGGAGTTCCGCATCCAGGCGCGCAAGGTGCTGCCGGTCTTCGAGGAGGTCGTCGGCAGGCCGCCGCACACCTTCGACGAGTGGTTAGCCGCGCATCTGGACATATTCCGGTGA
- a CDS encoding tetratricopeptide repeat protein has translation MHWAQRTRDRFPDGQLYLDLRGYGPERPVEPGDALSGFLRALGVDGAEIPAEPDERAAKFRTVLNGLNVLLVLDNAGSVPQVRSLLPGSPTCSVVVTSRDTLPGLVARHGARRLGVDLLEPAEGFRLLETLVDGRVAAEPRAARELVEYCVRLPLALRLVAELAISRPSARLATLAGELADERRRLDLLDGGGDPHTAVRAVFSWSYRHLPADAARVFRLWGLHPGRDFGAEATAVLAGVDVDEAGRLTDLLVRAHLVQQTVPGRFQLHDLLRVYAGELAADWAVDGREALTRLCDYYVYAASRAVDVVVPQEKHLRPSVPLPENEIVDWPDRATAHAWLETEHANLLAVAGTGAGYLRQLSGILWHYLDVGGYHEDALELHTHASAIAQETGDRASEVDSLTLLGLGYWRVGRCREALRHLEQALAIARETGNLQRESYVLNTLGLVCRGLGRFGDALLYLRRALELARESGDRTSEGLVLVVLGCGCRGMGLFDEAVTHLERALRLALEMGDRTSEGYARVNLGDVLGALGRREEAIRLLEEGIEHFRETGTHTSVGYARGMLGDVHRSLGRYDAALAQLGEALKIARETGGRVNESVALKNIGDVYRDQGRFDEALEHLEDALAITKETGDRGVETRVLNSFGALAWARGEPAEAAGHYREALAIAIETGCRSERAVAYAGLTRLSPEYVQMRG, from the coding sequence GTGCACTGGGCGCAACGGACCCGCGACCGCTTCCCCGACGGGCAGCTCTACCTCGACCTGCGTGGCTACGGTCCCGAACGGCCGGTCGAGCCCGGTGACGCGCTGTCCGGGTTCCTGCGCGCGCTGGGGGTCGACGGCGCGGAGATCCCCGCCGAGCCGGACGAACGCGCGGCGAAGTTCCGGACCGTCCTGAATGGACTGAACGTGCTGCTCGTGCTGGACAACGCCGGGTCGGTGCCCCAGGTCAGGTCGCTGCTGCCCGGCTCGCCGACCTGCTCGGTCGTGGTCACCAGCCGGGACACGCTGCCGGGGCTGGTCGCCAGGCACGGCGCGCGCAGGCTGGGCGTCGACCTGCTCGAACCGGCCGAGGGATTCCGGCTCCTCGAAACCTTGGTGGACGGCCGGGTGGCCGCGGAACCTCGGGCCGCGCGCGAACTCGTCGAGTACTGCGTGCGGCTTCCGCTGGCGTTGCGGCTGGTCGCGGAGCTGGCGATCAGCAGGCCGAGCGCGCGGCTCGCGACGCTGGCCGGGGAGCTCGCCGACGAACGGCGGCGGCTCGATCTGCTCGACGGGGGCGGTGACCCGCATACCGCGGTGCGAGCGGTGTTCTCGTGGTCGTACCGGCATCTTCCGGCGGACGCGGCGCGGGTGTTCCGGCTCTGGGGCCTGCATCCCGGCCGGGATTTCGGCGCGGAGGCGACCGCCGTGCTGGCGGGCGTCGACGTCGACGAGGCGGGCCGGTTGACGGATCTGCTGGTCAGGGCGCATCTCGTGCAGCAGACCGTGCCCGGCCGGTTCCAGTTGCACGACCTGCTCCGGGTCTACGCCGGTGAGCTGGCCGCGGACTGGGCGGTCGACGGGCGCGAGGCGTTGACCAGGCTCTGCGACTACTACGTCTACGCCGCGTCGCGCGCGGTCGACGTGGTCGTGCCGCAGGAGAAGCATCTGCGGCCGTCCGTTCCCTTGCCGGAGAACGAGATCGTCGACTGGCCGGACCGCGCGACCGCGCACGCCTGGCTGGAGACCGAGCACGCGAACCTGCTGGCCGTCGCCGGGACCGGCGCCGGCTACCTGCGGCAGCTGTCCGGGATCCTGTGGCACTACCTCGACGTCGGCGGCTACCACGAGGACGCGCTCGAACTGCACACGCACGCCTCGGCGATCGCGCAGGAGACCGGCGACCGCGCGAGCGAGGTCGACTCGCTGACCCTGCTCGGGCTCGGCTATTGGCGGGTCGGCCGCTGCCGCGAGGCGTTGCGCCATCTGGAGCAGGCGCTCGCCATCGCCAGGGAAACCGGGAACCTGCAACGGGAAAGCTACGTCCTCAACACGCTCGGGCTGGTTTGCCGGGGACTGGGCCGGTTCGGCGACGCGCTGCTCTATCTGCGGCGGGCGCTGGAACTCGCGCGGGAATCCGGCGACCGCACCAGCGAGGGACTCGTGCTCGTCGTGCTCGGCTGCGGCTGCCGGGGCATGGGCTTGTTCGACGAGGCCGTGACGCATCTGGAGCGCGCGCTGCGGCTCGCGCTGGAGATGGGGGACCGGACCAGCGAGGGCTACGCGCGCGTCAACCTCGGTGACGTGCTCGGCGCGCTGGGCAGGCGCGAGGAGGCCATCCGGCTGCTGGAAGAGGGCATCGAGCACTTCCGGGAGACCGGCACGCACACGAGCGTCGGGTACGCGCGCGGCATGCTCGGCGACGTCCACCGCTCGCTCGGGCGCTACGACGCGGCGTTGGCGCAGCTCGGCGAGGCGCTGAAGATCGCCAGGGAAACCGGCGGGCGGGTCAACGAGAGCGTCGCGCTGAAGAACATCGGCGACGTCTACCGCGACCAAGGCCGGTTCGACGAGGCGCTCGAACACCTCGAGGACGCGCTCGCCATCACCAAGGAGACCGGCGACCGCGGCGTGGAAACGCGGGTGCTCAACAGTTTCGGCGCGCTCGCGTGGGCGCGCGGCGAGCCCGCCGAAGCAGCCGGTCACTACCGCGAGGCGCTGGCCATCGCGATCGAGACCGGCTGCCGCAGCGAACGCGCGGTCGCCTACGCCGGGCTCACCCGGCTGTCACCGGAATATGTCCAGATGCGCGGCTAA
- a CDS encoding recombinase family protein — MTRTVISPVQAIIYLRLSDLRDDDLDENGDGKTFSSREQKLREFAERLGWGIFKVIIENDVNRKNGKARNASAFKRRKVTLPDGTTAMRVVRPGFRETLGHLKAGRANAVLAEDLDRTMRDPRDLEDFIDIAEEKKVNARSLSGSLTFTDGGTDAEITLARNMVSFANAASRATSRRVSQARERQARAGAWHGGLRAFGFEQDGVTKIPAEAKVIRYCSKRVLQLNQKTKKLWSLRALAAELREGDVPTVSGVPWSADLLRGILLRPRNAGISVYKGEEVGKIPGKPIVDEATYRAVVRLLSDPSRNTLEPGVGATPKYLGSGLYLCGIHGDGTSCQVSLGGSKRLTAPRYVCKQRNHLARNAANLDTYVQATLLNRVARDPKFVEGFIYRVPEIEVDTDALRTEAATIRVTMDGMAKDRALGLIDRGQMLSATKTARDRLTEIDRLLSSSVVESPLTNLVGVEDVATVWTGQPLSSKRFILDTLMEVTVNVTARRGSGFDPMAIDIRFKQPDELEAAA, encoded by the coding sequence ATGACCCGGACAGTCATTTCCCCAGTACAAGCCATTATCTACCTGCGGTTGTCGGACCTTCGGGACGACGACCTGGACGAGAACGGAGACGGCAAGACCTTCAGCAGCCGAGAGCAGAAGTTGCGCGAGTTCGCGGAGCGGCTCGGCTGGGGCATCTTCAAGGTCATCATCGAGAACGACGTCAACCGGAAGAACGGGAAGGCCCGGAACGCCTCGGCGTTTAAGCGCCGCAAAGTCACTCTTCCGGATGGCACCACGGCGATGCGCGTGGTGCGTCCCGGTTTCCGCGAAACCTTGGGACACCTCAAGGCAGGGCGGGCGAACGCGGTCCTGGCCGAGGACCTGGACCGGACCATGCGCGACCCGCGCGACCTCGAAGACTTCATCGATATCGCCGAGGAAAAGAAGGTCAACGCTAGGTCGCTATCGGGTTCGTTGACGTTCACCGACGGCGGGACGGACGCCGAGATCACGCTGGCGCGGAACATGGTCTCGTTCGCGAACGCGGCGAGCCGGGCGACGTCCCGGCGGGTTTCGCAGGCACGCGAGCGACAGGCACGGGCTGGGGCGTGGCACGGCGGCCTTCGGGCGTTCGGGTTCGAGCAGGACGGGGTGACCAAGATCCCGGCCGAGGCCAAGGTGATCCGGTACTGCTCGAAGCGGGTTCTCCAGCTCAACCAGAAGACGAAGAAGCTGTGGAGCCTGCGGGCGCTGGCGGCCGAGCTGCGCGAGGGTGACGTGCCCACCGTCTCCGGGGTTCCGTGGTCGGCGGACCTTCTGCGGGGCATCCTGCTCCGGCCGCGCAACGCGGGCATCTCCGTCTACAAAGGCGAGGAGGTCGGCAAGATCCCCGGTAAGCCCATTGTGGACGAAGCGACGTACCGGGCTGTCGTCCGGTTGTTGTCCGATCCGTCGCGGAACACGCTGGAGCCCGGGGTCGGGGCGACTCCGAAGTACTTGGGCAGCGGCCTCTACCTGTGCGGCATCCACGGGGACGGGACCTCGTGTCAGGTCAGCCTCGGCGGAAGCAAGCGGCTGACAGCTCCCCGGTACGTGTGCAAGCAGCGCAACCACCTGGCGCGGAACGCGGCGAATCTGGACACCTACGTGCAGGCCACGTTGCTCAACCGCGTGGCGCGGGACCCGAAGTTCGTGGAGGGGTTCATCTACCGGGTGCCGGAGATCGAGGTCGATACCGATGCGCTGCGTACCGAGGCGGCTACTATCCGCGTGACTATGGACGGGATGGCCAAGGACCGGGCTCTCGGGCTGATCGACCGGGGGCAGATGCTCAGCGCCACCAAGACTGCGCGGGACCGGCTGACCGAGATCGACCGGCTTCTGTCATCGTCCGTTGTGGAGTCTCCGTTGACGAACCTGGTCGGCGTCGAGGACGTGGCGACGGTCTGGACCGGACAGCCGTTGAGCAGCAAGCGGTTCATTCTGGACACGCTCATGGAGGTGACCGTGAACGTGACCGCGCGCCGAGGTAGCGGGTTCGACCCTATGGCGATCGACATAAGGTTCAAGCAGCCGGACGAGCTGGAGGCCGCTGCCTAA